Proteins encoded by one window of Panicum virgatum strain AP13 chromosome 7N, P.virgatum_v5, whole genome shotgun sequence:
- the LOC120681314 gene encoding uncharacterized protein LOC120681314 yields MSFYLDRLEAAGGAPAPPPPRARAWPCGYQDHQHAAAILPRQPCPRAASSVTAAPAREEAGGGGGGEMRKKRFWEPQTPHAGCPPPKRRAVAPARRRFPPGCGRDARTPHARCPPPKRRAVVPTLRRYPSGCGRDAGAPLFHVHDAGDDGSRFVPARRGGGPGAPLHESAPISSYYYSRGRCHSPKF; encoded by the coding sequence ATGAGCTTCTACTTGGACAGGCTCGAGGCCGCGGGAGGGGCCCCGGCGCCCCCAcccccgcgcgcgcgggcgtggcCTTGTGGTTACCAGGACCACCAGCACGCCGCCGCTATTCTTCCTCGCCAGCCGTGTCCTCGGGCGGCCAGTTCGGTtacggcggcgccggcaagggaggaggcgggaggcggaggcggcggggagaTGCGGAAGAAGAGGTTCTGGGAGCCGCAGACGCCGCACGCGGGCTGCCCGCCACCCAAGCGGAGGGCCGTTGCGCCCGCTCGGCGCCGGTTCCCGCCCGGCTGCGGGAGGGACGCGAGGACGCCGCACGCGCGCTGCCCGCCGCCCAAGCGGAGGGCCGTTGTGCCCACTCTGCGCCGTTACCCATCCGGCTGCGGGAGGGACGCCGGGGCGCCGCTGTTCCACGTCCACGACGCCGGTGACGACGGTTCGCGGTTTGtacccgcgcggcgcggcggcggcccgggcgcACCCCTGCATGAGTCGGCTCCTATCTCGTCCTACTACTACTCTCGCGGGCGGTGTCACAGCCCCAAATTTTAG
- the LOC120682668 gene encoding basic proline-rich protein-like has protein sequence MAAAGLARRAPTSGLPPPKPATEIASPPPTDSPRPNPACPATPERRRSGTVPLPAAHPPWNRRHGPPPHAPRPPTGTPDSNRKNPRVFSAKSMTQVR, from the exons ATGGCTGCCGCCGGCCTTGCACGCCGCGCTCCCACCTCCGGCCTTCCTCCACCCAAGCCGGCCACCGAaatagcttctccacctcccacTGATTCTCCACGGCCCAACCCCGCTTGCCCAGCCACGccagaacgccgccgcagcggcacAGTACCACTGCCGGCCGCGCACCCGCCGTGGAACCGCCGCCACGGACCACCTCCTCATGCTCCAAGGCCACCTACAG GGACTCCAGACAGCAATAGAAAGAACCCCAGGGTGTTTTCTGCGAAGTCCATGACTCAG gtacgatag